In the genome of Ammospiza nelsoni isolate bAmmNel1 chromosome 28, bAmmNel1.pri, whole genome shotgun sequence, the window CCTCTGGGTGGGTCCTCCAGGTGTTCCATGAGCTTTGCTCTGTGAGCTCCTACTGGAAGTGACTGGGCTCTCCTGGGATCACACAGagatcatactgggagtgactgggaatGACTCCAAGCATGCTGAgggcaactgggatatactgggagtgtctgtaaCCCTGTTGGGAGTGACAGAGACAACATTGAGAACAGGGACCATGCTGGGGAcaactgggaccatgctggaggcaactgggagCAAGTGGGAGTGACTGGGTCTACACTGAGGGCAACTGGGCATGACTGGGGCCCTGGTGGAAGAGACTGGGATCATACAGGGAGTGACTGGGACTATACTGGCGGCCACTGGTATCACCCTGGGAGCAACAGGGAGCAGTTGGAGCCATGCTGAGGGCAAcagggatcatactgggagtgactgggctCTGGGAAGCACAGgatggtgaggagcaggaggacaactcccatcccagccccacaaaTAACCCCTATTCCTGTGgatccccccagcccctggctcccccagctcagccctgctctggctgttcTGGACTTGCAGCAGCTCCGGGATGTGCTGGGTGCACTCACCAGGCTGGCTCTGGGACTCCCAATATTCTGGCTCAAATCTGGCCCCGCTCAAAGGGGGTCCCAAGCAGGTGCATGCAAAGGTGGGTGAGGAGGCTGGAGcactgcctgaagctcttcccacattccaagCACTTGTAGGGCTTCTCCCTGCCATGAAGGTGCTCAGGAACCACCGGCTCCAAGCTGCATCTGGATCTCcggctgctttcccagcacaggGCGGGTCTTTCCTCCTCACGGCttcctgggctgggtttgcagcccctctTCATGTGGGATCCCCGGGGCTTTTTATCCCCATTGAATTCCTGCACTTCCAAGCCTCTCAGAACAGCCTCTTCCATGAGGTTCTGCTGTGgggatttgtcctccctggtctccatcctcagctcctggtATGGTGgtggaaggacaaggagaggaaagaaggagaggaaggaagggaagggaagggaagggaagggaagggaagggaagggaagggaagggaagggaagggaagggaagggaagggaagggaagggaagggaagggaagggaagggaagggaagggaagggaagggaagggaaggatttCTCCAATCAATCCACTCCTGGCAGTACAGCTTTGGCAGTGGGGTTGTCCTGCAGCAcggggccgtgctgggctgggagatggagcaggagag includes:
- the LOC132085107 gene encoding zinc finger protein 616-like, with the translated sequence MNFSREFQFPKFDQMKEETMRKMKMPWQPQAGDEEELRMETREDKSPQQNLMEEAVLRGLEVQEFNGDKKPRGSHMKRGCKPSPGSREEERPALCWESSRRSRCSLEPVVPEHLHGREKPYKCLECGKSFRQCSSLLTHLCMHLLGTPFERGQI